Proteins co-encoded in one Arachis hypogaea cultivar Tifrunner chromosome 13, arahy.Tifrunner.gnm2.J5K5, whole genome shotgun sequence genomic window:
- the LOC112732772 gene encoding probable copper-transporting ATPase HMA5, whose translation MANNFLALACVCNDGGSSSGHLSPRPRYPSMPRYPKGVSAAEGSSMDTMVLAKAYFCVTGMTCSACAGSVEKSIKRLPGIREAVVDVLNNRAQVLFYPTFVNEETIREAIEDAGFEATLDRDESNERNVQVCRMRIKGMTCTSCSSTVESALQAIQGVLKAQVALATEEAEVHYDPNLISYNQILVATEDTGFEATLISTGEDMSKIYLQVEGVRTERSMRLIENSLQALPGVQGIEIHPEFNKVSLSYKPDLTGPRNFINVIEETGSRRFKAKIFPEEGGRRNTHRKEEIKQYYRSFLWSLLFTIPVFLTSMVLMYIPGTKHGLDSKVVNMLTVGEIIRWVLSTPVQFIIGRRFYSGAYKALRHGSANMDVLIALGTNAAYFYSVYSVLRAATSHSFKGTDFFETSAMLISFILLGKYLEVLAKGKTSNAIAKLMNLTPDTAILLSLDSEGNVIGEQEIDSRLIQKNDVIKIIPGAKVASDGFVIWGQSHVNESMITGEARPVSKRKGDTVIGGTVNENGVLHIKATRVGSESALSQIVRLVESAQMAKAPVQKFADRISKYFVPLVILISFSTWLSWFLAGRFHAYPESWIPSSMDSFELALQFGISVMVIACPCALGLATPTAVMVGTGVGASQGVLIKGGQALESAHKVNCIVFDKTGTLTIGKPVVVNTKLLTNMVLQEFYELVAAAEVNSEHPLAKAIVEYAKKLRDEENPVWPEARDFVSITGHGVKATVRNKEVIVGNKNLMVEHNVVVPADAEDILAEAEEMAQTGILVSISGEVVGVLAISDPLKPSAQEVISILKSMNIRSIMVTGDNWGTANSIAKEVGIETVNAEAKPEQKAEKVKDLQASGCIVAMVGDGINDSPALVAADVGVAIGAGTDIAIEAADIVLMKSNLEDVITAIDLSRKTFWRIRLNYIWALGYNLLGIPIAAGALFPSTGFRLPPWIAGAAMAASSVSVVCCSLLLKYYRRPKKLDNLEIRGISIE comes from the exons ATGGCTAATAACTTTCTCGCGTTAGCTTGCGTGTGCAACGATGGAGGCTCGAGTTCCGGCCACCTTTCGCCGCGACCACGCTACCCTTCTATGCCGAGGTATCCAAAGGGCGTCTCGGCGGCAGAAGGGAGCAGCATGGACACTATGGTCTTGGCAAAAGCCTATTTCTGCGTCACTGGAATGACTTGCTCCGCCTGTGCCGGCTCCGTCGAAAAATCCATCAAACGCCTTCCGGGTATTCGTGAGGCCGTCGTAGATGTTCTTAACAACCGTGCTCAGGTCCTCTTCTACCCCACTTTCGTTAAC GAGGAGACCATTCGGGAGGCCATTGAAGATGCTGGTTTTGAAGCCACCTTAGACAGAGACGAATCCAATGAGAGAAATGTTCAGGTATGCCGGATGCGCATCAAAGGAATGACTTGCACCTCTTGTTCCTCCACCGTTGAATCTGCTCTTCAAGCTATTCAAGGTGTGCTCAAGGCTCAGGTGGCTTTAGCGACCGAAGAAGCCGAAGTTCACTACGATCCGAACCTCATTAGCTACAATCAAATCTTGGTGGCCACAGAAGACACTGGTTTTGAGGCCACACTCATCAGCACCGGTGAAGACATGAGCAAGATATACCTTCAAGTTGAAGGTGTAAGAACTGAGCGTTCCATGAGACTCATTGAAAACTCTCTTCAGGCACTCCCTGGAGTACAAGGCATAGAAATACACCCTGAGTTCAACAAAGTATCTCTTTCTTATAAACCGGATTTAACAGGGCCAAGGAATTTCATCAATGTCATTGAGGAAACCGGCTCGAGGCGTTTCAAGGCTAAAATATTCCctgaagaaggaggaagaaggaacACTCACAGAAAAGAAGAAATCAAGCAATACTATAGATCATTTCTATGGAGTTTACTGTTTACTATTCCTGTTTTTTTAACTTCTATGGTGCTTATGTATATCCCTGGAACTAAGCATGGACTGGATTCAAAGGTTGTCAATATGCTTACTGTGGGGGAGATCATAAGATGGGTTCTTTCCACACCAGTGCAGTTCATTATAGGCCGGAGATTTTACTCTGGCGCATACAAAGCGTTGCGCCATGGCTCTGCTAACATGGATGTTTTGATTGCCTTGGGAACAAATGCAGCATACTTCTATTCAGTATATTCTGTTCTTAGAGCTGCTACCTCTCACAGTTTCAAAGGAACTGATTTCTTTGAGACCAGCGCTATGCTTATTTCATTTATTCTGTTGGGAAAGTATCTTGAAGTTCTGGCCAAGGGGAAGACATCCAATGCAATTGCCAAGCTGATGAACTTGACTCCTGACACAGCAATCTTGTTGTCACTTGACAGTGAAGGGAATGTTATTGGTGAACAAGAGATTGATAGCCGGTTGATTCAAAAGAATGATGTGATTAAGATTATTCCTGGAGCAAAAGTAGCTTCAGATGGATTTGTCATATGGGGTCAGAGCCATGTGAATGAGAGCATGATCACAGGCGAGGCGCGTCCTGTTTCAAAGAGAAAGGGTGATACTGTTATTGGAGGGACGGTGAATGAGAATGGGGTGCTGCATATTAAGGCCACCAGGGTTGGCTCAGAGAGTGCTCTTTCTCAGATTGTTCGACTAGTCGAATCGGCTCAAATGGCCAAGGCTCCGGTGCAGAAGTTTGCTGACCGCATTTCCAAATACTTTGTGCCTTTG GTCATTTTGATCTCGTTTTCAACTTGGCTTTCTTGGTTTCTAGCTGGAAGATTTCATGCTTACCCAGAGTCTTGGATACCATCTTCAATGGACAGCTTTGAGCTTGCTTTGCAGTTTGGGATTTCAGTCATGGTCATAGCCTGCCCATGTGCCTTAGGATTAGCAACACCAACTGCTGTTATGGTTGGCACTGGAGTTGGTGCATCTCAAGGTGTGCTGATCAAAGGAGGACAGGCATTAGAAAGCGCTCACAAG GTGAACTGCATTGTTTTTGACAAGACAGGTACCCTTACTATTGGAAAGCCTGTGGTGGTAAATACAAAACTTTTGACAAATATGGTACTACAAGAATTCTATGAACTTGTGGCTGCTGCTGAG GTGAATAGTGAGCATCCACTGGCTAAGGCCATAGTTGAGTATGCCAAGAAACTGAGAGATGAAGAGAATCCTGTTTGGCCAGAAGCAAGGGATTTTGTCTCCATTACTGGACATGGAGTGAAGGCCACTGTTCGGAACAAGGAAGTAATAGTGGGAAACAAGAACTTGATGGTTGAACACAATGTTGTAGTTCCTGCAGATGCTGAAGATATACTAGCAGAAGCTGAAGAGATGGCTCAAACTGGGATTTTAGTATCTATAAGTGGGGAAGTAGTTGGAGTTTTAGCAATATCTGATCCACTGAAACCCAGCGCACAAGAAGTCATTTCCATTCTCAAGTCCATGAACATAAGGAGCATCATGGTGACTGGGGACAACTGGGGTACTGCAAATTCTATAGCAAAGGAAGTTGGAATTGAAACTGTTAATGCTGAGGCCAAACCAGAGCAAAAGGCAGAGAAAGTCAAGGACTTGCAG gCTTCTGGATGCATAGTGGCTATGGTGGGGGATGGTATAAATGACTCACCAGCACTTGTAGCAGCAGATGTAGGAGTGGCAATTGGTGCTGGAACTGATATTGCCATTGAGGCTGCTGATATTGTCTTGATGAAGAGCAACTTGGAGGATGTGATAACTGCCATTGACCTTTCTAGGAAAACATTTTGGCGTATCAGACTCAATTACATTTGGGCCTTGGGATATAATCTTCTTGGAATCCCAATTGCTGCTGGAGCTCTTTTCCCTTCTACAGGATTTCGGTTGCCACCATGGATTGCCGGGGCTGCTATGGCCGCCTCTTCAGTCAGCGTTGTTTGTTGTTCTCTACTATTGAAATATTACAGGAGACCCAAGAAGCTGGACAACCTTGAGATAAGGGGCATAAGCATTGAATGA
- the LOC112732773 gene encoding glutathione S-transferase T1: MGKLKVYADRMSQPSRAILIFCRVNGIDFEEIKVDISKGHHLTPDFTEVNPLQKVPAIVHGNLKLSESHAILVYLASAFTGIADHWYPTELSRRAKINSVMDWHHSNLRNGAVNYVIHTTLAPALGRQLNPKAATEAEKVLLSSLKALEDFWLNGDDGGFLCDNTQPSVADLSMVCELMQLEVLDERDRSRILSPYKKVLQWIENTRTATNPHFEEVHNILYRVKKKFEQQRARTAETGTDPSNKMGGPSKM; this comes from the exons ATGGGGAAGCTGAAGGTGTATGCAGATCGCATGTCCCAGCCTTCTCGTGCAATCCTCATCTTCTGCAG GGTTAATGGAATTGACTTCGAGGAGATTAAGGTAGATATTTCCAAAGGTCACCACCTCACTCCTGACTTTACGG AAGTAAACCCTCTGCAGAAAGTTCCGGctattgttcatggaaacttgaaGCTCTCCGAGAG CCATGCAATCCTAGTATATCTTGCTTCTGCTTTTACTGGAATTGCTGACCACTG GTATCCAACTGAGCTGTCTAGAAGAGCCAAAATTAACTCAGTAATGGATTGGCATCATTCTAATTTACGAAATGGAGCAG TGAATTATGTAATACATACTACACTAGCACCTGCCCTTGGCCGTCAACTGAATCCAAAAGCAGCTACTGAAGCAGAAAAGGTTTTATTATCTTCTCTGAAAGCACTGGAGGATTTCTGGCTCAATGGAGATGATGGAGGCTTTCTGTGTGATAACACCCAACCATCGGTGGCTGATCTCAGCATGGTTTGTGAACTTATGCAACTTGAG GTTTTGGATGAGAGGGATCGCAGTCGAATATTATCTCCTTACAAGAAAGTTCTTCAGTGGATTGAGAATACAAGAACTGCAACGAATCCTCATTTTGAAGAAGTACATAATATCCTTTACAGAGTTAAAAAGAAATTCGAACAGCAGCGTGCAAGGACAGCTGAAACGGGGACTGATCCTAGCAACAAGATGGGGGGACCTTCAAAGATGTGA
- the LOC112735262 gene encoding uncharacterized protein, which produces MDPIIDFLENGKLPDDDKMAKALRREAAKYTMIQGQLFKKGLTQPLLKCLRPDQTDYVLSEVYEGCCGHHIGGKALARKLVRAGYYWPLMMSDSQEFMNKCRRCQKNANFHKAPAAELSLLMASQPFSQWGH; this is translated from the coding sequence ATGGATCCAATCATCGACTTCTTGGAAAACGGCAAGCTCCCTGATGACGACAAGATGGCAAAGGCATTGAGGAGAGAAGCAGCCAAGTATACAATGATACAAGGCCAGCTATTCAAGAAAGGGCTGACCCAACCTCTACTGAAGTGCCTGCGCCCGGACCAGACGGACTACGTGTTAAGCGAGGTCTACGAGGGGTGCTGCGGCCATCACATCGGGGGAAAGGCCTTAGCTCGAAAGCTCGTCAGGGCCGGCTACTATTGGCCCTTAATGATGTCGGACTCCCAAGAGTTCATGAACAAATGCAGGAGATGCCAGAAAAACGCCAACTTTCACAAAGCTCCAGCAGCTGAACTAAGCCTACTGATGGCCTCCCAACCATTCTCTCAATGGGGGCATTGA